One region of Thalassophryne amazonica chromosome 16, fThaAma1.1, whole genome shotgun sequence genomic DNA includes:
- the LOC117528757 gene encoding primary amine oxidase, liver isozyme-like, whose product MVSQLIGTVLKYLVVAALVASVIANCVLIWLNTVRTPVCPAQHANPIQSADHNEGSDVFADLSVEEHLQVRDYMSKIPGMNISFGPSSTPTTDYLYLIDLSLPKKHEVLHFLDNSGPKPAREATAVVFHGGKNTIKEYVVGPLPHPTYHHDVTFERYKMEIPLTARPMHIAERAHLQVFLQRALKPVSTLLYESFGMDTPVFHAYNENMPRGTKSGDRQTWISICRDEEGFFIHPVGFVLLINHKSTDPLAWSVDNVLYNGQYFDNLTQLMNHYEAGTIEKIIYKPIPNYASLKPKQKPTGVGPQQFYMQGKRFSIKNNHIVYLDWSFTFGLSVLSGMRVFDVRFEGDRIIYELSVQEAMSVYGSANPNLILTKFLDRSMGIGQHAYELVRGIDCPYSATYIDTFHFVDTGVPCQRRNSICVFEHDTGRPLRRHFGSINMYSYGLSNSALVFRTVTTIGNYDYLWDFIFYQSGSVEAQVHASGYIASLFNLKKKFPYGAQVAENVTGNIHTHFLNFKVDLDILEYRRACLNMWNLEAVEDHTEAALRHNTKTPLYLHIASNQTNRWGHQHSYRLQVYSFAGDHLPENQPEEKAMSWARYKVAVTKYKDLERSSGSLYNQHDMWTPAIDFSKYTEDDESIENEVEAWVTAGFLHIPNSEDIPNTVTMGNGGGVLLQPHNYFDEDPSIHSVDGVYLRPGTEGSCDNNRMACLVQEKCTPMLEPFTYHSFEENYVREL is encoded by the exons ATGGTCTCTCAGTTGATTGGCACAGTTCTCAAATACCTGGTGGTTGCTGCACTTGTTGCTTCAGTGATTGCTAACTGTGTCTTGATATGGCTCAACACCGTGCGCACGCCAGTGTGCCCCGCTCAGCACGCAAACCCAATCCAATCTGCAGATCACAATGAAGGCAGTGATGTCTTTGCGGATCTCTCAGTGGAAGAGCATCTTCAAGTGCGTGACTACATGTCCAAGATCCCAGGAATGAATATATCGTTTGGGCCATCTTCTACGCCTACGACAGATTACTTGTACCTGATTGACCTCTCTCTTCCAAAGAAACATGAGGTTTTGCATTTTCTTGATAACAGTGGGCCAAAGCCAGCAAGAGAGGCAACTGCGGTAGTTTTTCATGGCGGCAAGAACACTATAAAGGAATATGTTGTGGGTCCTCTTCCTCACCCAACCTACCACCATGATGTTACGTTTGAGAGATACAAGATGGAGATCCCTTTGACTGCTCGCCCCATGCACATTGCTGAGCGTGCACATCTACAAGTGTTCCTCCAGCGTGCTCTTAAACCTGTCAGTACACTGCTGTATGAAAGTTTTGGCATGGATACACCTGTATTCCATGCATACAATGAAAACATGCCTAGAGGTACCAAGTCTGGGGACAGACAGACGTGGATTAGTATTTGTCGAGATGAAGAGGGTTTCTTCATCCATCCAGTCGGATTTGTGCTCTTAATAAACCACAAAAGCACTGATCCTTTGGCTTGGAGTGTAGATAATGTTCTTTATAATGGTCAGTACTTTGACAACCTGACACAACTGATGAACCATTATGAAGCGGGAACTATAGAAAAAATAATCTACAAACCAATTCCAAATTATGCATCGCTCAAACCCAAACAGAAGCCCACAGGTGTCGGACCTCAGCAGTTTTACATGCAAGGCAAACGATTCAGTATAAAGAACAATCACATTGTCTACCTTGACTGGAGCTTTACCTTTGGACTAAGTGTTCTTTCCGGAATGAGAGTTTTTGATGTTCGTTTTGAAGGTGACAGGATCATATATGAGCTAAGTGTCCAAGAGGCTATGTCAGTTTATGGGTCTGCCAACCCAAATCTCATCCTCACCAAGTTCTTGGATAGAAGCATGGGTATTGGTCAGCATGCCTATGAGTTGGTCAGGGGCATTGACTGTCCTTATTCAGCCACCTATATTGACACTTTTCACTTTGTAGACACTGGTGTTCCCTGTCAACGCAGGAACTCCATTTGCGTGTTTGAGCATGACACAGGCCGCCCTTTAAGAAGGCACTTTGGCAGCATTAACATGTACAGCTACGGACTATCTAACAGTGCATTAGTTTTCCGGACAGTCACTACTATTGGAAACTATGACTATCTGTGGGATTTCATCTTCTATCAAAGTGGCTCGGTAGAGGCACAGGTTCATGCCAGCGGTTACATCGCCTCATTattcaatttgaaaaaaaaatttccatACGGTGCTCAGGTGGCAGAAAATGTCACTGGAAATATACACACCCATTTCCTCAACTTCAAAGTGGACCTTGACATCTTAG AATACAGAAGAGCATGTCTAAACATGTGGAACCTTGAAGCAGTTGAAGACCACACT gagGCGGCTCTGCGTCATAACACCAAGACTCCTCTTTACCTCCACATCGCCAGTAACCAAACCAACCGCTGGGGTCACCAGCACTCCTACAGGCTGCAGGTGTACAGCTTTGCCGGGGACCATCTCCCTGAGAACCAGCCTGAGGAGAAGGCCATGTCCTGGGCCAG ATATAAAGTTGCTGTCACGAAGTACAAGGACTTGGAGCGAAGCTCCGGCAGTTTGTACAATCAGCACGACATGTGGACTCCGGCCATCGACTTTAGCAAGTACACTGAAGATGATGAAAGCATTGAAAATGAGGT cgAGGCCTGGGTGACTGCTGGTTTCCTCCATATTCCTAACTCAGAGGATATCCCCAATACTGTAACCATGGGCAACGGCGGTGGGGTCCTCCTGCAGCCACACAACTACTTTGACGAGGACCCGTCGATCCACTCGGTTGATGGTGTTTACCTCAGACCAGGTACTGAGGGGAGCTGTGACAACAACAGGATGGCCTGCCTTGTTCAAGAGAAGTGCACCCCTATGCTGGAACCCTTCACCTACCACAGCTTTGAGGAAAACTATGTCAGGGAGTTGTGA